A window of the Kineosporia corallincola genome harbors these coding sequences:
- a CDS encoding bifunctional adenosylcobinamide kinase/adenosylcobinamide-phosphate guanylyltransferase — translation MRLNLTATGPAGGFPVTGCSCAVCSRAHRAGVTHGPARLESPDGWAIGLEGVEREPAAHSAGFEPLGAGVVLIRTARGLVLWAPQAGEIPGAVLDSLAPPIVDDELRAVYLGPAPDAAGSGGEMPSVACARGLARLRARGVIGPGTRCLLVGLSHHETHPARLEACLRLWGAELPGPGSGIELERDADPGHGFPPVESAARPGRGGSSGSGGRVLVLGGSGSGKSAFAEQMLSAAPEVVYLATGPKPVAEKDDSASASVEDSPTEHPEDEEWAARVRKHQQRRPDWWRTLETVEVAGPLAQDERAILLDSVGTWLSGVLDRCGAWDERPGWREQLDAEIEALLAAWRQRSAPLVAVSDEVGWSIVPSTASGRMFREELGRLNARLADASEDVFVVVAGRLLRTDA, via the coding sequence ATGCGGCTGAATCTCACGGCGACCGGTCCGGCCGGCGGCTTCCCGGTGACGGGCTGCTCCTGCGCGGTCTGCTCCCGGGCACACCGGGCCGGGGTGACGCACGGGCCGGCCCGGCTGGAGTCGCCGGACGGCTGGGCGATCGGGCTGGAGGGCGTGGAACGGGAACCGGCCGCGCACAGCGCCGGCTTCGAGCCCCTCGGCGCGGGCGTGGTGCTGATCCGGACGGCGCGGGGTCTCGTGCTGTGGGCGCCGCAGGCGGGCGAGATTCCCGGCGCGGTGCTGGATTCGCTCGCTCCTCCGATCGTGGACGACGAACTGCGGGCCGTCTACCTCGGCCCTGCTCCGGACGCGGCCGGTTCCGGCGGGGAGATGCCCTCCGTGGCCTGTGCCCGTGGCCTGGCCCGGCTGCGAGCGCGGGGGGTGATCGGGCCCGGCACCCGCTGTCTGCTGGTCGGCCTGAGCCATCACGAGACCCATCCGGCCCGGCTGGAGGCCTGCCTGCGGTTGTGGGGGGCCGAACTGCCCGGCCCCGGGAGCGGTATCGAGCTGGAGCGGGACGCCGACCCGGGCCACGGGTTCCCGCCGGTCGAGTCTGCCGCCCGGCCGGGCCGGGGTGGGTCGAGTGGGTCGGGCGGGCGGGTGCTGGTGCTCGGTGGGTCGGGGTCGGGCAAGTCGGCGTTCGCCGAGCAGATGCTCTCGGCCGCGCCCGAGGTGGTCTATCTGGCCACCGGCCCGAAACCAGTTGCCGAAAAGGATGATTCGGCTTCGGCTTCGGTGGAGGACTCCCCCACCGAGCACCCGGAGGACGAGGAGTGGGCCGCGCGGGTACGCAAGCACCAGCAGCGGCGGCCGGACTGGTGGCGCACGCTGGAGACGGTCGAGGTGGCCGGGCCGCTGGCGCAGGACGAGCGGGCGATCCTGCTGGACTCGGTGGGCACCTGGCTCAGCGGGGTGCTCGACCGGTGTGGGGCCTGGGACGAGCGGCCGGGCTGGCGGGAACAGCTCGACGCCGAGATCGAGGCGCTGCTGGCCGCATGGCGGCAGCGGTCGGCGCCGCTGGTGGCGGTGTCCGACGAGGTGGGCTGGTCGATCGTGCCGTCCACGGCGTCCGGGCGGATGTTCCGCGAGGAGCTCGGCCGGCTGAACGCCCGGCTCGCCGACGCCAGCGAGGACGTATTCGTGGTGGTCGCCGGGCGACTGCTGCGCACCGACGCCTGA
- a CDS encoding adenosylcobinamide-GDP ribazoletransferase yields MIDALRLAFGTLTAYPVPAPTTVAAPVPGRAMALAPLAGVVPGGAGWLVAFAGLRLGLAPLVVAVLVVAVFALSTRALHLDGLADTADGFTASYNRDRALDVMRRGDSGPAGVVMVVIVLMLQVTTLDQVLVTARAHHAGGWSGDLLAALAVVTVAVTARLAIPVICRTGVPPARPEGLGAMVAGAVGNPLLTSSMIGSLVIATLTGRAAGLAWWAGPVAVLVTVVATEVLVRRAVRRLGGITGDVIGAGVEIGVAAALLALVVTS; encoded by the coding sequence ATGATTGACGCACTACGGCTGGCCTTCGGAACCCTGACCGCCTACCCGGTGCCTGCCCCCACCACCGTGGCGGCGCCGGTGCCGGGGCGGGCCATGGCGCTCGCGCCGCTGGCCGGGGTGGTGCCGGGCGGGGCCGGGTGGCTGGTGGCGTTCGCCGGGCTCCGGCTCGGGCTGGCTCCGCTGGTGGTGGCCGTGCTGGTGGTGGCGGTGTTCGCGCTGAGCACGCGGGCCCTGCACCTGGACGGACTCGCCGACACCGCCGACGGATTCACCGCCAGCTACAACCGCGACAGGGCCCTCGACGTGATGCGTCGCGGCGACAGCGGGCCGGCTGGCGTGGTGATGGTGGTGATCGTGCTGATGCTCCAGGTCACGACGCTGGACCAGGTGCTCGTCACGGCACGGGCGCACCACGCCGGAGGCTGGTCGGGCGATCTGCTCGCGGCCCTCGCCGTGGTCACCGTGGCCGTGACCGCCCGGCTCGCGATCCCGGTGATCTGCCGCACCGGAGTTCCCCCGGCACGACCGGAAGGGCTGGGGGCGATGGTCGCGGGGGCGGTCGGGAATCCGCTGCTGACGTCGTCCATGATCGGGAGCCTGGTGATCGCCACGCTCACCGGACGGGCCGCCGGTCTGGCCTGGTGGGCGGGGCCGGTTGCGGTGCTGGTGACCGTGGTGGCCACGGAGGTGCTGGTGCGCCGCGCGGTGCGACGGCTGGGCGGGATCACCGGCGACGTCATCGGCGCCGGTGTCGAGATCGGTGTGGCCGCGGCCCTGCTGGCGCTGGTCGTGACCTCCTGA
- a CDS encoding dipeptidase has translation MTHQPFSPDTEFDVENLRLRLAELMPGVRADLERLVRIPSVSASAFDRSTLEDSAALVADLLRGAGLDDVEILRVEGGRPAVVGRRPAPEGAPTVMLYAHHDVQPPGAEQDWESAPFEPTERNGRLYARGAADDKAGIMAHVAALRVLGDELGVGLVVFSEGEEEIGSPTFTAFLEEYRERLAADVIVVADSANWKVGVPGLTTTLRGLVDGTITVRTLSHAVHSGMYGGPVPDAMMATIRLLDSFWNADGSFAVEGLLSGESEPLEYAETDFRADSGLLEGVELIGTGSLTSRIWTRPAMSVIGIDAPTVAQASNTLIPEVTVKFSVRIAPGQDPAAAMAAIRAHAEANAPFGARVTVAEGEAGHSFRADVDGPVYDVARWAMEKAWGTAPVGIGIGGSIPFIADLLEVYPQATVLLTGVEDPDSRAHGANESLHLAEFEKCCLAEALMLAALGRPAAR, from the coding sequence ATGACCCACCAGCCGTTTTCCCCTGACACCGAGTTCGATGTCGAGAACCTTCGCCTGCGCCTCGCCGAGCTGATGCCCGGGGTGCGGGCCGACCTGGAACGGCTCGTCCGCATCCCCAGCGTCTCCGCCTCCGCGTTCGACCGGTCCACCCTCGAAGACAGCGCCGCCCTGGTCGCCGACCTGCTGCGCGGCGCCGGCCTCGACGACGTCGAGATCCTCCGCGTCGAGGGTGGCCGCCCGGCCGTCGTCGGCCGCAGGCCCGCCCCCGAGGGCGCCCCCACCGTGATGCTGTACGCCCACCACGACGTGCAGCCCCCGGGCGCCGAACAGGACTGGGAGAGCGCCCCGTTCGAGCCCACCGAGCGGAACGGGCGGCTGTACGCGCGCGGCGCCGCCGACGACAAGGCCGGGATCATGGCCCACGTCGCCGCCCTGCGGGTGCTGGGTGACGAGCTCGGCGTCGGCCTGGTCGTGTTCTCCGAGGGCGAGGAGGAGATCGGCTCGCCCACCTTCACCGCGTTCCTCGAGGAGTACCGCGAGCGGCTGGCCGCCGACGTGATCGTGGTGGCCGACTCGGCGAACTGGAAGGTCGGCGTGCCCGGCCTGACCACCACGCTGCGCGGTCTCGTCGACGGCACGATCACCGTGCGCACCCTGAGCCACGCGGTGCACTCCGGTATGTACGGCGGCCCGGTGCCGGACGCGATGATGGCCACGATCCGGCTGCTCGACTCGTTCTGGAACGCGGACGGCAGCTTCGCCGTCGAGGGCCTCCTGTCCGGCGAGAGCGAGCCGCTGGAGTACGCGGAGACCGACTTCCGCGCCGACTCCGGCCTGCTGGAGGGCGTCGAGCTGATCGGCACCGGATCGCTCACCTCGCGGATCTGGACCCGCCCGGCGATGAGCGTCATCGGGATCGACGCGCCCACCGTGGCGCAGGCGTCGAACACCCTGATCCCCGAGGTCACGGTGAAGTTCTCGGTACGCATCGCGCCCGGCCAGGACCCGGCGGCGGCGATGGCCGCGATCCGGGCGCACGCCGAGGCGAACGCGCCGTTCGGGGCGCGGGTGACCGTGGCCGAGGGGGAGGCCGGGCACTCGTTCCGGGCCGACGTCGACGGCCCGGTCTACGACGTGGCCCGCTGGGCGATGGAGAAGGCCTGGGGCACGGCGCCGGTCGGGATCGGAATCGGCGGGTCCATCCCGTTCATCGCCGACCTGCTGGAGGTCTACCCGCAGGCCACGGTGCTGCTGACGGGTGTCGAGGACCCGGACTCGCGGGCCCACGGAGCCAACGAGTCGCTGCACCTGGCCGAGTTCGAGAAGTGCTGCCTGGCCGAGGCTCTGATGCTGGCCGCACTGGGGCGTCCGGCCGCACGCTGA
- a CDS encoding oxidoreductase, producing MGWFSRRKAAPTEGRAEQRAELNRVREHLDQFIRTRRGVEAFVEPATTMNPPTVLLVASTGEWTRRRIPHPGVLRDLSERSMIPVYDIQQVGYPQRMRDWNARAKRGEPQPVEDTELPPWPQ from the coding sequence ATGGGCTGGTTTTCGCGGCGTAAGGCCGCCCCGACCGAGGGCCGTGCCGAGCAGCGGGCCGAACTGAACCGGGTACGTGAACACCTGGACCAGTTCATCCGCACCCGGCGGGGGGTGGAGGCTTTCGTCGAGCCGGCCACCACGATGAACCCGCCCACGGTGCTGCTGGTGGCCTCGACCGGGGAATGGACGAGGCGACGGATTCCGCACCCGGGCGTGCTGCGGGACCTGTCCGAGCGGTCGATGATCCCGGTCTACGACATCCAGCAGGTGGGTTACCCGCAGCGGATGCGGGACTGGAACGCCCGGGCCAAGCGGGGTGAACCGCAGCCGGTGGAAGACACCGAACTGCCGCCCTGGCCCCAGTGA
- the gcvT gene encoding glycine cleavage system aminomethyltransferase GcvT translates to MSGAPVVEAGNEPVLRRTPLYERHRALGAKLADFGGWEMPIEYAAGGVLKEHEAVRERVGVFDVSHLGKIEIRGAGAVDFVNQCLTNDLNRIGPGQAQYTLCCDPDTGGVVDDLIAYVRAEDDVLLVPNAANCAEVAARLAAHAPAGLEVSDRHDGYGVIAVQGTRSDETLAALGLPAGHEYMSFVDVIWQGLPLIVCRTGYTGERGYELLPAWEVTPALWDRLVEAVREWDGLPCGLGARDTLRTEMGYALHGHELSPQITPVQARLGWAVGWKKPRFWGREALLAEKEAGPRRVARGLVALGRGVPRAGMDVVGPDGAVVGLTTSGTFSPTLKQGVALGLLDPSVPEGAEVGVSVRGRELPCRVVRPPFVTTTTGS, encoded by the coding sequence ATGTCCGGGGCACCGGTGGTCGAGGCGGGGAACGAACCGGTTCTGCGGCGCACCCCGTTGTACGAACGGCACCGCGCGCTCGGCGCGAAACTGGCCGATTTCGGCGGCTGGGAGATGCCCATCGAGTACGCGGCCGGCGGCGTGCTGAAGGAGCACGAGGCCGTGCGGGAGCGGGTCGGCGTCTTCGACGTCAGCCACCTGGGCAAGATCGAGATCCGTGGCGCCGGGGCCGTGGACTTCGTCAATCAGTGTCTGACCAACGATCTGAACCGGATCGGACCAGGTCAGGCGCAGTACACCCTGTGCTGTGACCCGGACACCGGCGGTGTGGTCGACGACCTGATCGCGTATGTCAGAGCGGAGGACGACGTCCTGCTCGTGCCGAACGCGGCCAACTGCGCGGAGGTCGCGGCCCGGCTCGCGGCGCACGCGCCCGCCGGTCTCGAGGTCAGCGACCGGCACGACGGGTACGGCGTGATCGCGGTGCAGGGCACCCGTTCGGACGAGACCCTGGCCGCCCTCGGGCTGCCCGCCGGGCACGAGTACATGAGCTTCGTCGACGTGATCTGGCAGGGGCTGCCGCTGATCGTCTGCCGCACCGGCTACACCGGGGAGCGCGGTTACGAACTGCTCCCGGCCTGGGAGGTCACCCCGGCGCTGTGGGACCGGCTGGTCGAGGCCGTGCGGGAGTGGGACGGCCTGCCCTGCGGTCTGGGCGCCCGCGACACCCTGCGCACCGAGATGGGCTACGCCCTGCACGGGCACGAGCTGAGCCCGCAGATCACGCCGGTGCAGGCCCGGCTGGGCTGGGCGGTCGGCTGGAAGAAGCCCCGGTTCTGGGGCCGTGAGGCGCTGCTCGCCGAGAAGGAGGCAGGGCCGCGTCGCGTGGCCCGGGGCCTGGTCGCGCTCGGCCGTGGGGTGCCGCGGGCCGGCATGGACGTGGTCGGCCCCGACGGCGCGGTGGTCGGCCTGACCACCTCGGGCACCTTCTCGCCCACCCTGAAACAGGGCGTCGCGCTGGGACTTCTGGATCCGTCGGTGCCGGAGGGCGCCGAGGTCGGCGTCTCGGTGCGAGGCCGTGAGCTGCCCTGCCGGGTGGTGCGCCCGCCGTTCGTCACGACGACGACCGGCAGCTGA
- a CDS encoding leucyl aminopeptidase: MPTLSVTAKEAVSQSADALIVGVGTNPSGTAVVAGAQSLPAPVRTALTQALKAVGATGAKDTVHRIPPVAGVSAKSVVLAGLGPVRDLDLETLRRAAGAATRTLAGLGKVVIGLPATTGDEVTAIAEGALYGAYAFNRYRSNGGKSPVGTIVVSAPSTANSAARAGIRRAKVLADAVHGTRDLINAAPIDLFPAQFADDAQRVVKDLPVTVTVLDEKKLLKGGYGGLLAVGQGSTRPPRLVRLDYKPAGATTHVALVGKGITFDSGGLSIKPAAHMDEMKSDMSGAAAVLHAVAAIAELGLPVQVTGWLAIAENMPSGSAQRPSDVITIRGGRTVEVLNTDAEGRLVLADAIVAAGETDPDVIVDIATLTGAQMVALGSRVSAIMSNDDDLRTRVHEVSGEAGEAFWPMPLPPELRPSMDSRVADIANMGERYGGMLVAGLFLKEFVPSVDGAAVPWAHLDIAGPAFNSGSAYGYTPAGGTGHGVRTLVSLVESLAVTPLR, from the coding sequence TTGCCCACGCTCAGTGTCACAGCCAAGGAAGCTGTCAGTCAGTCCGCCGATGCCCTGATCGTCGGGGTCGGCACCAACCCGTCCGGCACGGCGGTCGTCGCCGGGGCGCAGTCCCTGCCCGCGCCGGTGCGCACGGCTCTGACCCAGGCGCTGAAGGCCGTCGGGGCGACCGGCGCCAAGGACACCGTGCACCGGATCCCCCCGGTCGCCGGGGTGTCCGCCAAGTCGGTGGTCCTGGCCGGGCTCGGCCCGGTGCGCGACCTCGACCTGGAGACCCTGCGCCGCGCCGCCGGTGCGGCCACCCGCACCCTGGCCGGCCTCGGCAAGGTCGTGATCGGGCTGCCCGCCACCACCGGTGACGAGGTCACCGCCATCGCCGAGGGCGCCCTCTACGGCGCCTACGCCTTCAACCGGTACCGCAGCAACGGCGGCAAGTCCCCGGTCGGCACGATCGTGGTGTCGGCCCCGTCCACGGCGAACTCCGCCGCCCGGGCCGGCATCCGCCGCGCCAAGGTGCTGGCCGACGCCGTGCACGGCACCCGCGACCTGATCAACGCGGCGCCGATCGACCTGTTCCCGGCGCAGTTCGCCGACGATGCCCAGCGCGTGGTCAAGGACCTGCCGGTCACGGTCACCGTGCTGGACGAGAAGAAGCTGCTCAAGGGCGGTTACGGCGGTCTGCTCGCGGTCGGCCAGGGCTCCACCCGCCCGCCCCGGCTGGTGCGCCTGGACTACAAGCCGGCCGGTGCGACGACCCACGTGGCGCTCGTCGGCAAGGGCATCACGTTCGACTCGGGCGGCCTGTCGATCAAGCCGGCCGCGCACATGGACGAGATGAAGAGCGACATGTCGGGGGCCGCAGCCGTACTGCACGCCGTCGCCGCGATCGCCGAGCTCGGCCTTCCGGTGCAGGTCACCGGCTGGCTCGCGATCGCCGAGAACATGCCCTCGGGCAGCGCGCAGCGTCCGTCCGACGTGATCACCATCCGCGGCGGCCGCACCGTCGAGGTGCTGAACACCGACGCCGAGGGACGCCTGGTGCTCGCCGACGCGATCGTCGCCGCCGGGGAGACCGACCCCGACGTGATCGTCGACATCGCCACCCTGACCGGCGCCCAGATGGTCGCGCTCGGCAGCCGGGTCTCGGCGATCATGTCGAACGACGACGATCTGCGCACGCGCGTGCACGAGGTGTCCGGCGAGGCCGGCGAGGCCTTCTGGCCGATGCCGCTCCCGCCGGAGCTGCGGCCGAGCATGGACTCCCGGGTCGCGGACATCGCGAACATGGGCGAGCGGTACGGCGGCATGCTGGTCGCCGGGCTGTTCCTGAAGGAGTTCGTGCCGTCCGTGGACGGCGCGGCCGTGCCCTGGGCGCACCTGGACATCGCCGGGCCCGCCTTCAACAGCGGCTCGGCGTACGGGTACACGCCCGCCGGTGGCACCGGGCACGGTGTGCGGACGCTGGTCTCGCTGGTCGAGTCGCTGGCGGTCACGCCGCTGCGCTGA
- a CDS encoding aldo/keto reductase family protein, translated as MEYRYLGRSGLKISELTYGNWITHGSQVENDVATQCVRAALDVGITSFDTADTYANTTAEVVLGEALASERRESLEIFTKVYWATGPKGANDAGLSRKHIMESINGSLRRLKTDYVDVYQAHRFDVETPLEETMLAFADVVRSGKALYIGVSEWNADQIRAGRVLADDLGIHLVSNQPEYSMLWRVIEGEVVPASRDLGLSQIVFSPLAQGILTGKYLPGRPAPAGSRATDTNGGASFISRWMKDEVLQRVQGLAPIAAELDLSMAQLGVAWVLQNPNVASAIIGASRPEQVKENVAAVGVKLEADVLARIDEVLGDAVNTDTTWTSRRAPKGRPPVEPRV; from the coding sequence ATGGAGTATCGGTACCTCGGCCGCAGCGGCCTGAAGATCAGCGAGCTGACGTACGGCAACTGGATCACGCACGGCTCCCAGGTGGAGAACGACGTGGCCACCCAGTGCGTGCGGGCGGCGCTCGACGTCGGCATCACCTCGTTCGACACCGCCGACACCTACGCCAACACCACCGCCGAGGTGGTGCTGGGCGAGGCCCTGGCCTCCGAGCGGCGCGAGAGCCTGGAGATCTTCACCAAGGTCTACTGGGCCACCGGGCCGAAGGGCGCCAACGACGCGGGGCTGTCGCGCAAGCACATCATGGAGTCGATCAACGGCTCCCTGCGGCGCCTGAAGACCGACTACGTCGACGTGTACCAGGCCCACCGGTTCGACGTGGAGACTCCGCTCGAAGAGACCATGCTGGCGTTCGCCGACGTGGTCCGCTCGGGCAAGGCGCTCTACATCGGCGTGAGCGAGTGGAACGCCGACCAGATCCGGGCGGGCCGGGTGCTGGCCGACGACCTGGGCATCCACCTGGTGTCGAACCAGCCGGAGTACTCGATGCTCTGGCGGGTCATCGAGGGCGAGGTGGTCCCGGCCAGCCGCGACCTGGGCCTGTCGCAGATCGTCTTCTCCCCGCTCGCGCAGGGCATCCTCACCGGCAAGTACCTGCCGGGCCGGCCGGCGCCGGCCGGGTCACGGGCCACCGACACCAACGGTGGCGCCTCGTTCATCTCCCGCTGGATGAAGGACGAGGTGCTCCAGCGGGTGCAGGGTCTGGCCCCGATCGCGGCCGAACTCGACCTGTCCATGGCGCAGCTCGGCGTGGCCTGGGTGCTCCAGAACCCCAACGTGGCCTCGGCGATCATCGGTGCCTCGCGGCCCGAGCAGGTCAAGGAGAACGTGGCCGCGGTGGGCGTGAAGCTGGAGGCCGACGTGCTGGCCCGCATCGACGAGGTGCTGGGCGACGCGGTCAACACCGACACCACGTGGACCAGCCGGCGGGCGCCCAAGGGCCGCCCGCCGGTGGAACCGCGGGTGTAG
- a CDS encoding TetR/AcrR family transcriptional regulator: MPVIQRRAQDTRSALLHAARQVFADVGYSEASVAEVVSRAGSSVGSMYHHFGGKADLYTALYDGFQTRQDARADGAVREAMAEGEWDPVRLMAAGSRAFLQGAWAERDLARLFLTGDSPPGFDQTLRDGFTGWAQRSGASLRSAEDQPLNQAHLLVIGSVIAAGAREVTNQPDSLAAAAFTEDVVGMLDRLCRPGHRDRDLAEQPG; encoded by the coding sequence ATGCCGGTCATCCAGCGGCGTGCCCAGGACACCCGCTCAGCGCTGCTGCACGCGGCTCGGCAGGTGTTCGCCGACGTGGGCTACAGCGAGGCGAGCGTCGCCGAGGTGGTGTCGCGGGCCGGGTCCAGCGTGGGCAGCATGTACCACCACTTCGGTGGCAAGGCTGATCTGTACACCGCGCTCTACGACGGGTTCCAGACCAGGCAGGACGCCCGCGCCGACGGCGCGGTGCGAGAGGCGATGGCGGAGGGGGAGTGGGACCCGGTGCGGCTGATGGCCGCGGGTTCCCGGGCGTTCCTCCAAGGGGCCTGGGCCGAGCGGGATCTCGCCCGGTTGTTCCTCACCGGTGACAGCCCGCCCGGGTTCGACCAGACGCTGCGCGACGGTTTCACCGGCTGGGCACAGCGCAGCGGGGCCAGCCTGCGGTCGGCCGAGGACCAGCCGCTGAACCAGGCCCATCTGCTGGTCATCGGCTCGGTCATCGCGGCCGGGGCCCGGGAGGTCACCAACCAGCCGGACTCGCTGGCCGCCGCGGCGTTCACCGAAGACGTCGTCGGCATGCTCGACCGGCTCTGCCGGCCCGGTCACCGCGATCGCGACCTGGCCGAGCAGCCGGGCTGA
- a CDS encoding nicotinate-nucleotide--dimethylbenzimidazole phosphoribosyltransferase, whose protein sequence is MMGAVQEEELTRIAALVTTPDGSSGGMRARPRGGVPTPGGDRLDELTRWWASVVGRQLPQRVEHFWLPGTGTSGPVRSQVVLHRFTAPKDAADALDWGVATADDAVDDGTDLLLLSIPVAPHDTAWQIAAAQVLGLDAVEAMGWPQPGVGDPAWIERVARIRDGLKVVRGNRRDPYRLMHLLDHRELLAGTGLLLQAAARRTPAVLDGPVAITCALLAARLAPAAHSWWLAADSGRAVLTRRMLDELRLTAVTDLGLDDGDGTGARLTLQLLETAVLRAQERQEDEPEDTDAGTGAGGEPRESGTVVAEAAALDGAVPVLAGPGFESGTSAFETVSTDQVSEDSAAADQAAADDGTPERR, encoded by the coding sequence ATGATGGGCGCCGTGCAGGAGGAAGAACTCACCAGGATCGCTGCCCTCGTCACCACACCGGACGGATCCTCGGGAGGTATGCGGGCCCGGCCGCGCGGTGGTGTGCCCACACCCGGGGGCGACCGGCTCGATGAGCTGACCCGGTGGTGGGCCTCGGTGGTGGGCCGGCAGCTGCCGCAGCGCGTCGAGCACTTCTGGCTGCCGGGCACCGGCACGTCCGGGCCGGTGCGCTCGCAGGTGGTGCTGCACCGCTTCACCGCTCCGAAAGACGCCGCGGACGCGCTGGACTGGGGAGTCGCCACCGCCGACGACGCGGTGGACGACGGGACCGACCTGCTGTTGCTCAGCATTCCGGTGGCGCCGCACGACACGGCCTGGCAGATCGCCGCGGCCCAGGTGCTGGGGCTGGACGCGGTCGAGGCGATGGGCTGGCCGCAGCCGGGGGTCGGCGACCCGGCCTGGATCGAGCGGGTGGCGCGCATCCGCGACGGGCTGAAGGTGGTGCGCGGCAACCGCAGGGACCCGTACCGGCTGATGCACCTGCTGGATCATCGTGAGCTGCTGGCCGGAACCGGTCTGCTGCTCCAGGCCGCCGCGCGCCGCACCCCGGCGGTCCTGGACGGCCCGGTCGCCATCACCTGCGCCCTGCTCGCCGCCCGCCTGGCCCCCGCGGCCCACAGCTGGTGGCTCGCGGCCGACTCCGGGCGGGCCGTGCTGACCCGTCGCATGCTCGACGAGCTGCGCCTGACCGCCGTCACCGACCTGGGCCTCGACGACGGGGACGGCACCGGCGCCCGCCTCACCCTCCAGTTGCTGGAGACCGCGGTGCTGCGGGCGCAGGAGCGTCAGGAGGACGAGCCCGAGGACACCGATGCGGGCACCGGCGCGGGCGGTGAGCCCCGTGAGAGCGGGACGGTCGTGGCCGAGGCCGCTGCTCTCGACGGTGCGGTCCCGGTACTCGCCGGCCCTGGCTTCGAGAGCGGCACCTCGGCGTTCGAGACCGTCTCCACGGACCAGGTTTCCGAGGACAGCGCCGCTGCGGACCAGGCCGCCGCGGACGACGGCACCCCTGAGCGGCGCTGA
- a CDS encoding DUF3043 domain-containing protein, with amino-acid sequence MFGRDKASSTAAPQETPAEQPVKVGGKGRPTPTRRESEARNRRPLIGAPAAPAGATRAERKAARKARAAVAREERIRAREAMNNGDDRYLPARDKGPARKYVRDYIDARRNLGEYFLPVALFSLVLGVVNVPVLRLVSLVLLYGFVLVVAVDSYLLRRRLQKLVDARFEGRPGSAGAGTYGMMRALQFRRGRMPRPMVNRGQYPS; translated from the coding sequence GTGTTCGGACGCGACAAGGCCTCATCGACCGCCGCCCCGCAGGAGACCCCTGCCGAGCAGCCGGTCAAGGTCGGGGGCAAGGGCCGCCCCACACCCACCCGCCGCGAGTCGGAAGCCCGCAACCGGCGTCCGCTGATCGGCGCGCCCGCCGCGCCGGCCGGTGCCACCCGGGCCGAGCGCAAGGCCGCCCGCAAGGCGCGCGCCGCCGTGGCCCGTGAGGAGCGCATCCGGGCGCGCGAGGCGATGAACAACGGCGACGACCGGTACCTGCCGGCCCGCGACAAGGGCCCGGCCCGCAAGTACGTGCGCGACTACATCGACGCCCGCCGCAACCTGGGCGAGTACTTCCTGCCGGTCGCGCTGTTCTCGCTGGTGCTCGGCGTGGTCAACGTGCCGGTGCTGCGCCTGGTCTCGCTGGTGCTGCTGTACGGCTTCGTGCTGGTCGTCGCGGTCGACTCGTACCTGCTGCGGCGCCGGCTCCAGAAGCTGGTCGACGCCCGGTTCGAGGGCCGTCCCGGCTCGGCCGGCGCCGGCACCTACGGCATGATGCGCGCGCTCCAGTTCCGCCGCGGCCGCATGCCCCGGCCGATGGTGAACCGGGGGCAGTACCCCTCCTGA